The proteins below come from a single Pseudarthrobacter sp. SSS035 genomic window:
- the hisF gene encoding imidazole glycerol phosphate synthase subunit HisF translates to MAVAVRVIPCLDVDAGRVVKGINFEGLRDAGDPVELAHRYDNAGADELTFLDVTASSGNRETTFDVVRRTAEEVFIPLTVGGGVRGVAEVDKLLRFGADKASINTAAVARPDVINEISRHFGSQVLVLSVDARRTRPGSQPTPSGFEVTTHGGRTGTGIDAIEWAREAADRGIGEILLNSIDADGTKDGFDLELIRLVRAAVKVPIIASGGAGEPAHFPPAVTAGADAVLAASIFHWGPDNMMSQVKQAIRDAGFEVR, encoded by the coding sequence ATGGCTGTAGCTGTACGAGTCATCCCCTGCCTCGACGTCGACGCCGGGCGCGTTGTGAAGGGCATCAACTTCGAGGGGCTCCGCGACGCGGGTGACCCGGTGGAGCTGGCGCACCGCTACGACAATGCGGGCGCCGACGAACTGACGTTCCTGGACGTCACCGCGTCCTCGGGCAACCGCGAAACCACCTTCGACGTGGTCCGCCGCACGGCCGAGGAAGTCTTCATCCCGCTGACCGTGGGCGGCGGTGTCCGCGGTGTTGCCGAGGTGGACAAGCTCCTGCGTTTCGGCGCGGACAAGGCTTCGATCAACACGGCCGCCGTTGCCCGGCCGGACGTCATCAACGAAATCAGCCGGCATTTCGGTTCGCAGGTGCTGGTCCTGTCCGTGGACGCCCGCCGGACCCGCCCCGGGTCCCAGCCCACGCCGTCGGGCTTTGAAGTGACCACCCATGGCGGCCGCACCGGTACCGGGATCGACGCCATCGAGTGGGCCAGGGAAGCTGCCGACCGCGGCATCGGCGAAATCCTGCTCAACTCCATCGATGCCGACGGCACCAAGGACGGCTTCGACCTGGAACTGATCCGGCTGGTCCGGGCAGCCGTGAAAGTGCCGATCATCGCCTCAGGCGGGGCCGGGGAACCGGCTCATTTCCCGCCGGCCGTGACCGCCGGTGCGGACGCCGTGCTGGCAGCCTCGATCTTCCACTGGGGCCCCGACAACATGATGTCCCAGGTCAAGCAGGCAATCCGCGACGCAGGTTTCGAGGTCCGCTAG
- the hisG gene encoding ATP phosphoribosyltransferase, translated as MLRVAVPNKGSLSEAASAMLSEAGYRQRRDTRELVMMDPDNDIEFFFLRPRDIAVYVGRGTLDVGITGRDLLLDAEVEAEELLPLGFAASTFRFAGPVGDFATAEELEGKRLATSYDGLLRGYLAERGINAKVVRLDGAVESSVRLGVADAIADVVETGNTLKAAGMEIFGEPILKSEAVLIRRTGEGGAANGTAKEIEVLIRRLQGVLVARQYVLMDYDIRKELVEQAAALTPGLESPTVSPLRDSDWVAVRSMVPKKETNRIMDELYDLGARAILVSSIHACRI; from the coding sequence ATGCTGCGAGTAGCCGTCCCCAACAAGGGCTCCCTGTCCGAAGCCGCCTCCGCCATGCTGTCCGAAGCGGGCTACCGCCAGCGCCGCGACACACGCGAGCTGGTCATGATGGACCCGGACAACGACATCGAGTTCTTCTTCCTCCGCCCCCGCGACATCGCCGTGTATGTCGGCCGCGGAACGCTCGACGTCGGCATCACCGGCCGCGATCTGCTGCTGGACGCCGAGGTGGAGGCCGAGGAACTGCTGCCCCTGGGCTTCGCTGCGTCCACGTTCCGCTTCGCCGGACCGGTGGGCGACTTCGCCACAGCAGAAGAGCTTGAAGGAAAACGCCTCGCCACCAGCTACGACGGACTGCTCCGCGGCTACCTCGCCGAGCGGGGCATCAACGCCAAGGTGGTCCGGCTCGACGGTGCCGTGGAGTCTTCGGTGCGCCTCGGCGTAGCGGACGCCATCGCCGACGTCGTGGAAACGGGCAACACCCTCAAGGCCGCCGGGATGGAGATCTTCGGCGAGCCGATCCTCAAATCGGAAGCGGTCCTGATCCGCCGCACCGGCGAAGGTGGAGCCGCGAACGGCACCGCCAAGGAGATTGAAGTCCTGATCCGCCGCCTGCAGGGTGTTCTTGTGGCGCGCCAGTACGTGCTGATGGATTACGACATCCGCAAGGAACTCGTGGAACAGGCCGCCGCACTGACTCCCGGCCTGGAATCACCCACCGTCTCACCGTTGCGCGACTCCGACTGGGTGGCCGTCCGGTCCATGGTTCCGAAGAAAGAAACCAACCGGATCATGGATGAGCTCTACGACCTCGGCGCCCGCGCCATCCTGGTCAGCAGCATCCACGCCTGCCGTATCTGA
- a CDS encoding phosphoribosyl-ATP diphosphatase, whose amino-acid sequence MKNFETLFAELSEKAATRPAGSRTVAELESGVHGIGKKVVEEAAEVWMAAEYESDEATAEEISQLLYHLQVLMLAKGLTLEDVYKHL is encoded by the coding sequence GTGAAGAATTTCGAGACGCTGTTCGCTGAACTGAGTGAGAAGGCAGCCACCCGCCCGGCAGGCTCCCGCACCGTCGCTGAATTGGAGTCCGGAGTCCACGGCATTGGCAAGAAAGTCGTGGAGGAAGCAGCCGAAGTCTGGATGGCCGCTGAGTACGAATCCGATGAGGCCACGGCCGAGGAAATCTCCCAGCTGCTCTACCACCTGCAGGTTCTGATGCTCGCTAAAGGCCTGACCCTGGAAGACGTCTACAAGCATCTGTAG
- the ribH gene encoding 6,7-dimethyl-8-ribityllumazine synthase: MSGHGAPDIDLTTLNPAETSQLRLAIVAASWHTQIMDGLLDGALRAAKDAGISEPTVLRVPGAFELPVAAARLAPHFDAVVALGVVIRGGTPHFEYVCQAATSGLTDVSVSTGVPVGFGVLTCDTEQQGLDRAGLPGSSEDKGHEAVTAALATAVLLKQYK, encoded by the coding sequence ATGAGCGGACACGGCGCACCAGATATTGACCTCACCACCCTCAACCCGGCGGAAACGTCGCAGTTGCGGCTGGCCATTGTGGCAGCCAGCTGGCACACCCAGATCATGGACGGACTCCTGGACGGTGCCCTGCGCGCCGCCAAGGACGCGGGCATCAGCGAACCCACCGTACTACGCGTTCCGGGCGCCTTCGAGCTTCCTGTCGCCGCCGCGCGGCTGGCACCGCACTTTGACGCAGTGGTGGCCCTCGGCGTCGTGATCCGTGGCGGCACCCCGCACTTTGAATACGTCTGCCAGGCGGCGACGTCGGGACTGACGGACGTCAGTGTCTCCACCGGCGTGCCGGTGGGCTTCGGCGTGCTGACCTGCGATACGGAGCAGCAGGGACTGGACCGTGCGGGCCTGCCGGGCTCCAGCGAGGACAAGGGCCACGAAGCAGTGACGGCAGCCCTGGCCACCGCAGTGCTCCTCAAGCAGTACAAGTAG
- the ribA gene encoding GTP cyclohydrolase II has protein sequence MTASGVSDHSHQNGHHQGAPGNGRSHHPVSGGPIVQLPTAFGDFITQAWTDLVTGAEHLAVSSPNPPREGVAPLVRLHSECLTGDVFGSYRCDCGEQLAYALELINEFGGTLLYLRGQEGRGIGLANKIKAYALQEAGFDTVEANEQLGLPVDARCYKAAAQILAEMGLHEIRLLSNNPDKKNRLAKAGVKVVEMVPTEVPSRDQNIRYLQTKKDRMEHRLTLDTHIVTVPSGAADDFDHDQN, from the coding sequence ATGACGGCTTCCGGAGTATCGGACCACAGCCACCAGAACGGCCACCATCAGGGGGCGCCCGGCAATGGCCGGTCCCACCACCCCGTGAGCGGCGGTCCCATTGTGCAGCTGCCCACGGCATTTGGCGATTTCATTACCCAGGCGTGGACAGACCTGGTCACGGGCGCCGAGCACCTGGCGGTGAGCTCACCCAACCCGCCCAGGGAGGGCGTTGCCCCGCTGGTCAGGCTGCATTCCGAGTGCCTGACCGGCGACGTCTTCGGCTCCTACCGTTGTGACTGCGGCGAACAGCTGGCGTATGCCCTGGAGCTGATCAACGAGTTCGGCGGCACGCTGCTGTACCTGCGCGGGCAGGAAGGCCGGGGGATCGGGCTGGCCAACAAGATCAAGGCCTATGCCCTCCAGGAAGCGGGCTTTGACACCGTGGAGGCCAACGAACAGCTGGGACTGCCGGTGGACGCCCGCTGCTACAAGGCGGCCGCCCAGATCCTGGCCGAGATGGGCCTCCACGAGATCCGGCTCCTGAGCAACAACCCGGACAAAAAGAACAGGCTCGCCAAAGCCGGCGTGAAGGTGGTGGAAATGGTGCCCACCGAGGTGCCCTCCCGCGACCAGAACATCCGCTACCTGCAGACCAAAAAGGACCGCATGGAGCACCGGCTGACGCTGGACACCCACATTGTCACGGTGCCAAGCGGCGCCGCCGACGACTTCGACCACGACCAAAACTGA
- the ribB gene encoding 3,4-dihydroxy-2-butanone-4-phosphate synthase, with amino-acid sequence MNAAVRLEPAASAGPVPNAAFGLDPVEDAIRAMAAGRPVLVVDNEDRENEGDIIFAAQHATPALMGWTIRYSSGVICVPLSGERADALALPPMVAVNEDAKGTAYTVSCDAALGVSTGISATDRALTARVLADPGAGPAAVTRPGHIFPLRAVNGGVRERPGHTEAAVDLCRLAGLEPVGVIAEVVYDDGEMMRLDGLRGFAAEHGCPLISIEDLVAYLEAGAGTPADSDTGPDARAK; translated from the coding sequence ATGAACGCCGCCGTCCGGCTGGAGCCGGCCGCGTCCGCCGGCCCGGTGCCCAATGCAGCCTTCGGACTTGACCCCGTGGAAGATGCCATCCGCGCCATGGCCGCCGGCCGGCCCGTCCTGGTGGTGGACAACGAGGACCGCGAAAACGAGGGCGACATCATCTTCGCCGCACAGCATGCCACCCCTGCCCTCATGGGATGGACCATCCGCTACAGCTCCGGCGTCATCTGCGTCCCCCTGAGCGGGGAGCGCGCCGATGCCCTGGCACTGCCGCCGATGGTGGCAGTGAACGAGGACGCGAAGGGTACGGCGTACACCGTTTCCTGCGATGCGGCCTTGGGTGTCAGCACGGGAATCTCCGCCACGGACCGGGCACTTACGGCCCGCGTCCTTGCCGACCCCGGCGCCGGACCGGCGGCCGTGACCCGGCCCGGGCATATTTTCCCGCTCCGGGCAGTTAACGGAGGAGTGCGTGAACGCCCCGGCCATACCGAAGCGGCCGTGGACCTCTGCCGGCTCGCCGGACTGGAGCCAGTGGGCGTGATCGCCGAGGTTGTGTACGACGACGGTGAAATGATGCGGCTCGACGGGCTGCGGGGATTTGCTGCTGAACACGGGTGCCCCCTGATCTCGATTGAGGATCTGGTGGCCTACCTTGAAGCAGGAGCCGGGACACCCGCCGACAGTGACACCGGGCCGGACGCCCGGGCGAAGTAG
- a CDS encoding riboflavin synthase yields MFTGIIAEQGQVLSVERDGDASATLRLRAPGTTEGLGLGGSIAVNGVCLTATAIEGKEFSVDVMGETLVRSTIGELAAGDSVNLERCVPAGGRLDGHVVQGHVDGVGQLLEREALGNWERLRFGVPANLARYIAEKGSIAIDGVSLTVTVVSPAAEPEPWFEVGLIPTTLAETGLGAKETGSRVNLEVDVLAKYTERLLAFSTGATTGRER; encoded by the coding sequence ATGTTTACCGGAATTATTGCCGAACAGGGACAGGTTCTGTCCGTGGAGCGGGACGGCGATGCCAGCGCAACGCTCCGCCTCCGCGCGCCCGGCACCACCGAAGGGCTCGGACTGGGCGGGTCCATCGCCGTCAACGGGGTCTGCCTGACGGCCACCGCCATCGAGGGCAAAGAGTTCAGCGTTGATGTGATGGGCGAAACCCTCGTCCGCAGCACCATCGGCGAACTTGCCGCCGGTGACTCGGTGAACCTTGAGCGCTGCGTCCCCGCCGGCGGCCGGCTGGACGGCCACGTCGTCCAGGGCCACGTCGACGGCGTCGGGCAGCTGCTGGAGCGCGAGGCGCTCGGCAACTGGGAACGCCTCCGGTTCGGTGTACCGGCCAACCTCGCCCGCTATATCGCGGAGAAGGGCTCCATCGCGATCGACGGCGTCTCGCTCACCGTCACGGTGGTCAGCCCCGCCGCGGAGCCGGAGCCCTGGTTCGAAGTGGGGCTGATCCCCACCACGTTGGCCGAGACCGGCCTGGGGGCCAAGGAAACCGGCAGCAGGGTCAACCTCGAAGTGGACGTGCTCGCGAAATACACCGAACGGCTGCTGGCATTCAGCACCGGCGCAACCACCGGGCGCGAACGATGA
- the ribD gene encoding bifunctional diaminohydroxyphosphoribosylaminopyrimidine deaminase/5-amino-6-(5-phosphoribosylamino)uracil reductase RibD yields the protein MTRFENVTAFSAAETAAMDAALKAALQGPRGANPLVGAVVIDAAGRQLVTGYHRGAGTAHAEADAITQAEAAGLDLSGCTMVITLEPCDHRGRTGPCTQAIIRAGITDVVYAVDDPHDPAAGGAATLRNAGVQVRSGLAAVESFELNRQWFLGVAAQRPFVTLHIAQTLDSRIAAEDGTSQWISSPESLADNHGLRRRIDAILVGTQTVLVDNPRLTARDASGATSGKQPLRAVMGLRDIPADAAVRGDDGNVLHLATRDPREALSLLYAEGVRHVMVEGGSRILSSFLAAGLVDELIVYLAPTLLGSGTPALNGLGITTLADARHWDWDPSDGGAVRTLGRDLRLHLRPEPTEAFEPHLSRTAAEPAMGGY from the coding sequence ATGACACGGTTCGAAAACGTCACGGCGTTCAGCGCCGCCGAAACCGCCGCCATGGACGCAGCGCTGAAAGCAGCCCTGCAGGGCCCGCGGGGAGCGAATCCGCTGGTGGGCGCCGTCGTGATCGATGCGGCCGGCCGCCAGTTGGTGACCGGGTACCACCGCGGCGCCGGCACAGCCCACGCTGAAGCCGATGCGATCACCCAGGCTGAGGCCGCCGGGCTGGACCTGAGCGGCTGCACGATGGTGATCACCCTGGAACCCTGTGACCACAGAGGCCGCACCGGGCCCTGCACGCAGGCGATCATTCGTGCCGGAATCACGGACGTGGTCTACGCCGTCGACGACCCTCACGACCCCGCGGCGGGCGGCGCAGCCACCCTCCGGAACGCCGGCGTGCAGGTCCGCAGCGGGCTCGCGGCGGTCGAGTCGTTCGAGCTGAACCGTCAGTGGTTCCTGGGAGTTGCCGCACAGCGCCCGTTCGTGACGCTGCACATCGCCCAGACCCTGGACAGCCGGATCGCCGCTGAGGATGGCACAAGCCAGTGGATCTCCTCGCCGGAGTCGCTCGCCGACAACCACGGGCTCAGGCGGCGGATCGACGCCATCCTCGTGGGCACGCAGACCGTGCTGGTGGATAACCCCCGGCTGACAGCCCGCGACGCGTCCGGAGCGACATCCGGCAAACAGCCGCTGCGCGCCGTGATGGGCCTGCGGGACATCCCGGCAGACGCCGCCGTCCGCGGTGACGACGGCAACGTGCTCCACCTCGCCACGCGGGATCCGCGGGAGGCGCTCTCGCTCCTCTACGCGGAGGGAGTCCGCCACGTCATGGTCGAAGGCGGCTCACGCATCCTCAGCTCATTCCTGGCCGCCGGGCTTGTGGACGAACTCATTGTCTACCTTGCCCCCACCCTGCTGGGCTCCGGAACCCCCGCCCTCAACGGGCTGGGAATCACCACCCTCGCGGATGCCCGGCACTGGGACTGGGACCCCTCCGACGGCGGTGCCGTCCGGACCCTGGGCCGGGACCTGAGGCTGCACCTCCGTCCAGAACCAACCGAAGCTTTTGAACCACACCTATCCCGCACTGCCGCGGAACCAGCCATGGGAGGCTACTGA
- the rpe gene encoding ribulose-phosphate 3-epimerase: MPQCCINPSILSADFVNLEAELQRISNADAVHVDVMDNHFVPNLTLGLPVVQRIQAVSPVPLDAHLMISDADRWAPGFADAGLASVTFHAEASIAPVKLARELRARGSKAGMALRPATAVEPYLDMLEELDMLLIMTVEPGFGGQAFLDFTLPKIRKARAAIDGSGINVALQVDGGITEETILRAAEAGANVFVAGSAVYGAEDPAAAIGRLREAGSIKLRAASAE, translated from the coding sequence ATGCCGCAGTGCTGCATCAACCCCAGCATCCTGTCCGCCGACTTCGTCAACCTCGAAGCCGAACTGCAGCGCATCAGCAACGCTGACGCCGTGCACGTGGACGTGATGGACAACCACTTTGTTCCCAACCTCACCCTGGGCTTGCCCGTGGTCCAGCGGATCCAGGCGGTCAGCCCCGTTCCGCTGGACGCCCACCTGATGATCTCCGACGCCGACCGCTGGGCGCCGGGGTTCGCCGACGCAGGCCTGGCCTCCGTGACCTTCCATGCCGAGGCCTCGATTGCACCGGTCAAACTGGCCCGCGAACTGCGGGCCCGGGGCTCCAAGGCCGGCATGGCGCTGCGCCCTGCGACGGCTGTGGAACCCTACCTGGACATGCTCGAGGAACTGGACATGCTCCTGATCATGACCGTGGAGCCGGGCTTCGGCGGCCAGGCGTTCCTGGACTTCACCCTGCCCAAGATCCGCAAGGCCCGGGCAGCCATTGACGGCTCCGGAATCAATGTCGCCCTCCAGGTGGACGGTGGCATCACCGAGGAAACCATTCTGCGGGCGGCCGAAGCAGGAGCCAACGTCTTTGTGGCGGGTTCGGCTGTTTACGGCGCGGAGGACCCGGCTGCAGCCATTGGACGGCTCCGCGAAGCCGGCAGCATAAAGTTACGTGCTGCGTCCGCGGAATAG
- a CDS encoding RsmB/NOP family class I SAM-dependent RNA methyltransferase translates to MSESGGNAGGTGGSGGGAPGGGRGNSGRGKGGPRDSSQRNAQGRERNRPSQRSFTENAPAQRTRRADPARLVAFEVLRAVAAEDAYANLVLPSRIRHHGLDKRDAGFATELSYGALRGQGTYDAILARCVDRPLDQLDPAILDALRIGTHQLLAMRVPAHAALDQTVGLARAVIGAGPSALINAVLRKVTAHTLEEWLEILVAGESDETTIASLRYAHPEWIVRAMRQSLVAHGRSAAEINDLLEADNEAPVVNLVALPGLGSLDEALEGGATPGELVEGSALSSGGDLGRLASIREGSTRVQDVGSQLVARAMAAVELDPTGSPGAERPHETWLDLCAGPGGKAALLGALANAQGATLLANEPAPHRAKLVSQALSAVPRDVWRVRTGDGRDVGTEQPESFDRVLVDVPCSGLGALRRRPESRWRRTPKDLADLGPLQRALLKSALEAVRPGGVVAYVTCSPHPAETTAVVSDALRKRDDLELLDAGAVLDSVSLTGNLGAGHDSTAQLWPHIHSTDAMFLALIRKKA, encoded by the coding sequence ATGAGCGAATCCGGCGGTAATGCAGGCGGCACGGGCGGCAGCGGAGGCGGCGCCCCGGGCGGCGGACGGGGCAACAGCGGACGGGGCAAGGGCGGGCCGCGGGATTCCAGCCAGCGGAACGCCCAGGGCCGCGAACGCAACCGCCCCTCCCAGCGGAGCTTCACCGAAAACGCTCCTGCGCAGCGGACCCGCCGGGCGGACCCCGCGCGGCTGGTGGCTTTTGAAGTCCTGCGCGCGGTAGCCGCCGAGGACGCCTACGCCAACCTAGTGCTCCCGTCCCGCATCCGCCATCACGGCCTGGACAAGCGCGACGCCGGCTTCGCCACCGAGCTTAGCTATGGCGCCTTGCGTGGCCAGGGCACGTACGATGCCATCCTGGCCCGCTGCGTTGACCGGCCGCTGGACCAGCTTGACCCTGCCATTCTCGACGCCCTGCGAATCGGCACGCATCAGCTGCTGGCCATGCGCGTCCCGGCCCACGCCGCCCTGGATCAGACCGTGGGCCTGGCCCGCGCCGTCATCGGCGCCGGACCCTCCGCCCTGATCAACGCAGTATTGCGGAAAGTCACGGCGCACACCCTGGAGGAGTGGCTTGAAATCCTCGTTGCCGGTGAAAGCGACGAAACCACCATCGCGTCCCTCCGGTACGCCCACCCCGAATGGATTGTTCGGGCGATGCGCCAGTCCCTGGTGGCCCACGGGCGGTCAGCCGCCGAAATCAACGACCTGCTGGAAGCCGATAACGAAGCTCCGGTGGTTAACCTCGTGGCCCTGCCCGGCCTGGGCAGCCTGGATGAAGCCCTGGAGGGCGGGGCAACCCCCGGTGAACTGGTGGAAGGCTCGGCACTCTCCAGCGGCGGAGACCTGGGCCGCCTCGCCTCCATCCGGGAAGGCAGCACGCGTGTCCAGGACGTCGGCTCCCAGCTGGTGGCCCGCGCCATGGCGGCAGTCGAGCTGGATCCCACCGGAAGCCCCGGAGCAGAGCGGCCGCACGAAACCTGGCTGGACCTGTGCGCCGGCCCCGGAGGCAAGGCGGCCCTCCTTGGCGCTCTGGCCAACGCCCAGGGTGCCACACTGCTCGCGAATGAACCGGCCCCGCACCGTGCCAAACTCGTCAGCCAGGCCCTGTCCGCCGTGCCCCGGGACGTCTGGCGCGTCCGGACCGGCGATGGCCGCGACGTGGGCACTGAGCAGCCGGAATCCTTTGACCGTGTCTTGGTGGACGTCCCCTGCAGCGGGCTTGGTGCGCTGCGCCGCAGGCCGGAGTCCCGCTGGCGCCGCACCCCCAAGGACCTTGCGGACCTGGGGCCGCTGCAGCGTGCCCTGTTGAAATCGGCGCTGGAGGCCGTCCGCCCCGGCGGAGTGGTTGCCTATGTCACCTGTTCACCCCACCCGGCCGAAACCACGGCAGTGGTCAGCGATGCCCTCCGGAAGCGGGATGACTTGGAGCTGCTGGACGCCGGTGCCGTGCTGGACAGCGTGAGCCTGACCGGGAACCTGGGCGCAGGCCACGATTCCACGGCGCAACTCTGGCCGCACATCCACAGCACCGATGCCATGTTCCTGGCCCTCATCCGGAAGAAAGCCTGA
- the fmt gene encoding methionyl-tRNA formyltransferase, translating into MRVLFAGTPAVAVPSLDALIAAGFEIVAVLTRPDAPIGRKRVLTPSPVAARAAELGIDIIHATRVDDAVTAKIAATKPDVAAIVAYGGLIPRPALDVPPHGWINLHFSLLPAWRGAAPVQRAVMAGDDVTGAVTFLLEEGLDTGPVFGTLTEGVAPEDTAGALLERLSHSGAVLLAQTLSAVEAGRAAAQPQVGDVSLAPKLTIDDGRLDWKQPALAIGRRARGVTPEPGAWTTLDGQRVKLEPVRLRPGDTDLRPGAVFLDGKSVLVGTGSHSVELTRIQPSGKKMMAAADWARGMATLESVVFE; encoded by the coding sequence ATGAGGGTACTTTTTGCCGGCACCCCCGCCGTGGCCGTCCCGTCCCTTGATGCACTGATTGCGGCAGGCTTTGAAATCGTTGCGGTCCTGACCCGTCCCGACGCGCCGATAGGGCGCAAACGGGTGCTGACGCCGTCGCCCGTTGCCGCCCGCGCCGCCGAGCTGGGAATCGACATCATCCACGCCACCCGTGTGGACGACGCCGTGACGGCGAAAATCGCCGCGACCAAGCCGGACGTGGCCGCCATCGTGGCCTACGGTGGACTGATTCCGCGCCCCGCCCTGGATGTTCCCCCGCACGGGTGGATCAACCTGCACTTTTCCCTGCTTCCCGCGTGGCGTGGCGCTGCCCCCGTGCAGCGGGCCGTAATGGCAGGCGACGACGTCACCGGGGCAGTCACCTTCCTGTTGGAAGAAGGTCTGGACACCGGCCCGGTCTTCGGAACGCTGACCGAGGGTGTTGCCCCGGAGGACACCGCCGGAGCGCTGCTGGAGCGGCTGTCCCACAGCGGAGCCGTGCTCCTTGCCCAGACGCTGTCCGCCGTTGAAGCCGGGAGGGCAGCTGCACAGCCGCAGGTCGGCGACGTTTCACTGGCCCCGAAGCTGACCATCGATGACGGCCGGCTCGACTGGAAGCAGCCCGCCCTGGCGATCGGCAGGCGCGCCCGCGGCGTAACTCCCGAGCCCGGAGCCTGGACCACCCTGGACGGACAGCGCGTCAAACTCGAACCTGTCCGGCTCCGGCCAGGTGACACCGACCTGCGGCCCGGCGCGGTATTCCTCGACGGGAAGAGCGTCCTGGTGGGCACCGGATCCCACTCTGTGGAGCTGACGAGGATCCAGCCTTCGGGCAAAAAGATGATGGCCGCCGCTGACTGGGCGCGTGGCATGGCAACACTGGAAAGCGTGGTCTTCGAATGA
- the def gene encoding peptide deformylase, with translation MAILNIRIIGDPVLRTVADPVTEFGPELARLVADMTETMEDVDGAGLAAPQIGVSQRVFTYRIDGVEGHIINPVLENSEDFQADQVEGCLSIPGLAFPVRRFRATLATGVDLNGNPVAVEGEGLLARCFQHETDHLDGILYTDRLEGEDRKTALRSIRNANYDAITERTTTKRAKTVGSSFGGASFGGTSTGGASFGGGATT, from the coding sequence ATGGCCATTCTGAATATCCGCATTATCGGTGATCCTGTGCTCCGCACAGTGGCCGATCCCGTGACGGAATTCGGTCCTGAGCTCGCCAGACTGGTTGCGGACATGACGGAAACCATGGAGGACGTGGACGGCGCCGGCCTCGCGGCCCCCCAGATTGGCGTCAGCCAGCGGGTCTTCACCTACCGGATCGACGGCGTGGAGGGCCACATCATCAATCCGGTCCTGGAAAACAGCGAGGACTTCCAGGCGGACCAGGTTGAGGGTTGCCTGTCCATTCCGGGCCTGGCGTTCCCGGTCCGCCGCTTCCGCGCCACACTCGCCACCGGTGTTGACCTGAACGGGAATCCTGTCGCGGTGGAGGGGGAAGGCCTGCTGGCCCGTTGTTTCCAGCACGAGACGGACCACCTGGACGGCATCCTCTACACCGACAGGCTGGAAGGCGAGGACCGGAAAACGGCCCTGCGTTCCATCCGCAATGCCAACTATGACGCCATTACGGAACGCACGACGACGAAGCGTGCCAAGACGGTCGGGTCCAGTTTCGGGGGCGCGAGCTTTGGGGGCACAAGCACCGGGGGCGCCAGCTTCGGCGGCGGCGCCACCACATGA
- a CDS encoding cytochrome: MTDPLLAHATEYGRMYARSTSEQFSVPSITTVIGQQPHGLDGWFGYMGASSLAKDPLLADCLGSPAKIRQAVNRASKAAELYRDEAAKRGDRVHNYCEQVALRALGRPHAMKETREALAANGEEGFALRFDEWWDLYGVEPIAPEITVWNKSVGYAGTLDLVAKINGRICVIDYKTKGTTRDGTVKPLDDKVVMQLVAGMKAEESLVDAVAGEWEPWKYGENPLLLAVAIGETEVRPVRANPDVLKHHWWKFCALRRVWELSADTLAAGSALLPVAPPVSSQVRSA, encoded by the coding sequence ATGACTGATCCACTCCTTGCCCACGCCACGGAATACGGCCGCATGTATGCCCGGTCAACCTCCGAACAGTTCTCCGTTCCGTCAATCACCACCGTCATCGGCCAGCAGCCGCACGGCCTGGACGGCTGGTTTGGTTACATGGGCGCCAGCAGCCTGGCGAAGGATCCGCTGCTGGCCGATTGCCTGGGCAGCCCGGCGAAAATCCGGCAAGCCGTCAACCGGGCCTCAAAAGCAGCAGAACTCTACCGCGACGAGGCCGCCAAACGCGGCGACCGCGTCCATAATTACTGCGAGCAGGTTGCGCTCCGCGCCCTGGGCCGGCCCCACGCCATGAAGGAAACCCGCGAGGCGTTGGCGGCCAACGGCGAGGAAGGCTTTGCCCTGCGGTTCGATGAGTGGTGGGACCTCTACGGCGTAGAGCCCATCGCACCGGAAATCACCGTCTGGAACAAGTCAGTGGGCTACGCCGGGACGCTGGACCTCGTGGCCAAAATCAACGGCCGGATCTGCGTCATTGATTACAAGACCAAGGGCACCACGCGGGACGGCACTGTCAAGCCGCTGGACGACAAGGTGGTTATGCAACTGGTGGCCGGCATGAAGGCCGAAGAAAGCCTCGTGGATGCCGTGGCAGGGGAATGGGAGCCCTGGAAGTACGGTGAGAACCCGCTACTGCTGGCGGTGGCTATCGGCGAGACCGAAGTCCGTCCGGTCCGCGCCAACCCCGACGTCCTCAAGCACCACTGGTGGAAGTTCTGCGCCCTGCGCCGGGTCTGGGAACTGTCCGCCGATACACTCGCCGCCGGGTCTGCGCTTCTTCCGGTGGCTCCGCCCGTCTCCTCACAGGTCCGCAGCGCCTAG